Proteins co-encoded in one Streptomyces sp. NBC_01283 genomic window:
- a CDS encoding (2Fe-2S)-binding protein, whose product MNKRTPLALAHARPGPPHTITFDGREIQALPGQTVAAALWSAGVTAWRTTRGNGEPRGIFCGIGVCFDCLVEINGRPNQRACLAPAEPYAEIRTQHGSGHGVGDGR is encoded by the coding sequence ATGAACAAACGCACCCCCCTGGCCCTGGCCCACGCCCGGCCGGGCCCACCGCACACCATCACGTTCGACGGCCGCGAGATCCAGGCCCTGCCGGGCCAGACGGTGGCCGCCGCGCTCTGGTCGGCGGGCGTCACCGCCTGGCGCACCACGAGGGGCAACGGCGAACCGAGGGGCATCTTCTGCGGGATCGGCGTCTGCTTCGACTGCCTGGTGGAGATCAACGGCCGCCCGAACCAACGGGCTTGTCTGGCACCGGCCGAACCTTACGCCGAGATCCGGACGCAGCACGGCAGCGGTCATGGCGTGGGAGACGGCCGGTGA
- a CDS encoding dihydrodipicolinate synthase family protein translates to MNPPAADRPRPWHGVLVATALPMNDDLSVDYGKFAEHCAWLVENGCDGVAPNGSLGEYQVLTPEERAKVVETAVAAVGGQRVMPGVAAYGSAEARRWAEQAKDAGCASVMLLPPNAYRADERSVLAHYEEVAKAGLPVVAYNNPIDTKVDLVPELLAKLHAEGYIHAVKEFSGDVRRAYRIAELAPELDLLIGADDVLLELALAGAKGWVAGYPNMLPAASVELYRAAVAGDLGTAGKLYRQLHPLLRWDSRPEFVQAIKLSMDLAGRHGGPCRPPRVPLLPEQEQAVRTATERAIAAGLT, encoded by the coding sequence ATGAACCCGCCCGCAGCAGACCGTCCCCGCCCCTGGCACGGAGTCCTCGTCGCCACCGCACTCCCGATGAACGACGACCTGTCCGTCGACTACGGCAAGTTCGCCGAGCACTGCGCCTGGCTGGTCGAGAACGGCTGCGACGGCGTCGCGCCCAACGGATCCCTCGGCGAGTACCAGGTCCTCACCCCCGAGGAGCGCGCCAAGGTCGTGGAGACCGCCGTCGCGGCGGTCGGCGGGCAGCGTGTGATGCCCGGCGTCGCCGCCTACGGCTCCGCCGAGGCCCGCCGCTGGGCCGAGCAGGCCAAGGACGCGGGCTGCGCCTCCGTGATGCTGCTCCCGCCCAACGCCTACCGCGCCGACGAGCGCTCCGTCCTCGCCCACTACGAGGAGGTCGCCAAGGCGGGCCTCCCCGTCGTCGCGTACAACAACCCCATCGACACCAAGGTCGACCTCGTGCCCGAGCTCCTCGCGAAGCTGCACGCCGAGGGGTACATACACGCCGTCAAGGAGTTCTCCGGCGACGTACGCCGCGCCTACCGCATCGCCGAACTCGCCCCCGAACTCGACCTGTTGATCGGCGCCGACGACGTCCTGCTCGAACTCGCCCTCGCGGGCGCCAAGGGCTGGGTCGCGGGCTACCCGAACATGCTGCCCGCCGCGTCCGTCGAGCTGTACCGCGCCGCCGTGGCCGGCGACCTGGGCACGGCGGGCAAGCTCTACCGGCAGCTGCACCCGCTGCTCCGCTGGGACTCCAGGCCCGAGTTCGTGCAGGCCATCAAGCTGTCCATGGACCTCGCGGGGCGCCACGGCGGCCCCTGCCGCCCCCCGCGCGTGCCGCTGCTGCCCGAGCAGGAGCAGGCCGTGCGCACCGCCACGGAGCGGGCCATCGCCGCCGGGCTCACCTGA
- a CDS encoding proline racemase family protein produces the protein MRSKLVLHAVDSHTEGMPTRVITGGIGTVPGATMNERRLHFREHRDDIKQLLMNEPRGHAAMSGAILQPPTRPDCDYGVIYIEVSGYLPMCGHGTIGVATVLVETGMVEVVEPVTTIRLDTPAGLVVAEVAVENGAAKAVTLKNVPSFAVGLDRKITLPDGRTVTYDLAYGGNFYAILPLDQFGLPFERGRKDDILAAGLSLMEAINTADEPVHPEDPSIRGCHHVHLHAPGATARYSRHAMAIHPGWFDRSPCGTGTSARMAQLHARGELPLDTEFVNESFIGTRFSGRLLGTTDVAGIPAVLPSFTGRAWVTGTAQYLLDPDDPFPAGFVL, from the coding sequence ATGCGCAGCAAACTCGTCCTGCACGCGGTCGACTCGCACACCGAAGGCATGCCGACGCGAGTGATCACCGGCGGCATCGGCACCGTCCCCGGCGCGACGATGAACGAGCGCAGGCTCCACTTCCGCGAGCACCGCGACGACATCAAACAGCTCCTGATGAACGAGCCGCGCGGCCACGCGGCGATGAGCGGCGCGATCCTCCAGCCGCCCACCCGGCCCGACTGCGACTACGGCGTGATCTACATCGAGGTCTCGGGCTATCTGCCGATGTGCGGGCACGGCACCATCGGCGTCGCCACCGTCCTCGTCGAGACCGGCATGGTCGAGGTCGTCGAGCCGGTCACCACGATCCGTCTCGACACCCCGGCGGGCCTCGTCGTCGCCGAGGTGGCCGTCGAGAACGGCGCGGCGAAGGCCGTCACCCTCAAGAACGTGCCGTCCTTCGCCGTCGGCCTCGACCGCAAGATCACCCTGCCCGACGGCCGTACGGTCACCTACGACCTGGCCTACGGCGGCAACTTCTACGCCATCCTGCCCCTGGACCAGTTCGGCCTGCCCTTCGAGCGCGGACGCAAGGACGACATCCTCGCGGCGGGCCTCTCCCTCATGGAGGCCATCAACACCGCCGACGAACCGGTGCACCCCGAGGACCCGTCCATCCGCGGCTGCCACCACGTCCACCTCCACGCACCCGGCGCCACCGCCCGGTACTCCCGGCACGCGATGGCCATCCACCCCGGCTGGTTCGACCGCTCGCCGTGCGGCACCGGGACGAGCGCGCGCATGGCCCAGCTCCACGCGCGCGGCGAACTGCCCCTGGACACCGAGTTCGTCAACGAATCCTTCATCGGCACGCGCTTCAGCGGGCGGCTGCTCGGGACCACGGACGTCGCGGGCATCCCGGCGGTGCTGCCCAGCTTCACCGGGCGTGCCTGGGTGACGGGCACCGCGCAGTACCTCCTCGACCCGGACGACCCCTTCCCGGCGGGGTTCGTTCTCTAG
- a CDS encoding GntR family transcriptional regulator encodes MAARRNPAPSAAPAALPSLGGTRSSYRERVADALRAALIAGELRAGEIYSAPTLAVRFGVSATPVREAMLDLAKEGLVDTVPNKGFRVTAVSEKQLDEYKHIRALIEIPTTAELATSADPAALEALRPAAQAIVTAAADGDLIAYVEADIRFHLGLLALGGNDHLVEVVGDLRKRSRLYGLQALVDAGRLEASAEEHLEILDALLARDEDAVRAVMTRHLGHVRGLWAAEAE; translated from the coding sequence ATGGCCGCCCGTCGCAACCCCGCCCCGTCCGCCGCCCCCGCGGCCCTGCCGAGCCTGGGCGGTACGCGCAGCAGCTACCGCGAGCGGGTGGCGGACGCGCTGCGGGCCGCGCTCATCGCCGGTGAACTCCGCGCGGGTGAGATCTACTCCGCGCCCACCCTCGCCGTGCGCTTCGGCGTCTCCGCCACCCCGGTCCGCGAGGCCATGCTCGACCTCGCCAAGGAGGGGCTCGTCGACACGGTGCCGAACAAGGGCTTCCGGGTCACTGCCGTCTCCGAGAAGCAGCTCGACGAGTACAAGCACATCCGCGCGCTGATCGAGATCCCCACCACCGCGGAGCTCGCCACGTCGGCGGACCCCGCCGCGCTCGAAGCGCTGCGCCCGGCGGCGCAGGCGATCGTCACGGCGGCGGCGGACGGCGACCTCATCGCGTACGTCGAGGCCGACATCCGCTTCCACCTCGGGCTGCTCGCGCTCGGCGGCAACGACCACCTGGTCGAGGTGGTCGGCGACCTGCGCAAGCGCTCACGCCTGTACGGACTCCAGGCGCTCGTCGACGCGGGGCGCCTGGAGGCGTCGGCCGAGGAGCACCTGGAGATCCTGGACGCGCTGCTCGCCCGCGACGAGGACGCCGTACGCGCGGTCATGACCCGTCACCTCGGTCACGTACGCGGCCTGTGGGCGGCCGAGGCCGAATAG
- a CDS encoding FAD-dependent oxidoreductase, producing MTARRGTLAVIGAGPAGLAAAVSAARCGVRVTVVDSAGQAGGQFYRQPAGALGARRPQALHHRWRTWERLRDGVAEQIAAGRITHLTEHHVWFVESHFGDTAAIDGSVEGSGGEAPWAGRRFTVHALLGPEQERPATVHADAVLLATGGYEKVLPFPGWTLPGVLTAGGAQAMLKGGLVLPGRTAVVAGTGPLLMPVAAGLAAAGAEVAALVESADPKAFARHAATLAAHPDKLAEGAGYAAQLLRHRVPLVSRHTVVEAHGKDALDAVTIAALDAAGRVRPGTERRIPCDTLAVGHGMLPHTDLAEGLGCRVDGPNVAVDAEQRTDVPGVWAAGETTGIGGAALSLAEGHIAGRSAAARLRGSTPDPTAWAAAATARTKAREFADVLGAVYVPSAHWTEQLRDDTLVCRCEEVPASAVREAVDELGATDVRTVKLLTRAGMGWCQGRMCAAAVAGLAGCAEGSARRPFARPVPLGVLARTADDEPGPF from the coding sequence GTGACGGCCAGGCGCGGCACGCTTGCCGTGATCGGCGCGGGGCCCGCGGGGCTTGCGGCGGCGGTGAGTGCGGCCCGGTGCGGGGTGCGGGTGACCGTGGTGGACTCCGCGGGGCAGGCGGGCGGACAGTTCTACCGGCAGCCCGCCGGAGCGCTCGGCGCGCGTCGGCCACAGGCCTTGCATCATCGGTGGCGGACGTGGGAACGGCTGCGGGACGGAGTCGCCGAACAGATCGCCGCAGGACGCATCACGCACCTGACTGAGCATCATGTCTGGTTCGTGGAAAGCCACTTCGGGGATACGGCAGCGATTGATGGTTCGGTTGAGGGATCGGGCGGAGAAGCTCCGTGGGCCGGGCGTCGCTTTACCGTGCATGCGCTCCTCGGCCCCGAGCAGGAGCGGCCCGCGACGGTGCACGCCGACGCCGTGCTCCTTGCCACCGGGGGATACGAGAAAGTCCTGCCGTTCCCCGGCTGGACCCTGCCCGGCGTGCTGACCGCCGGTGGTGCCCAGGCCATGCTCAAGGGAGGCCTCGTCCTGCCGGGACGCACCGCGGTCGTGGCCGGGACGGGCCCGCTGCTCATGCCCGTCGCCGCAGGGCTCGCGGCGGCCGGGGCCGAGGTCGCCGCCCTGGTCGAGTCCGCCGACCCCAAGGCCTTCGCGCGGCACGCGGCCACCCTCGCCGCCCATCCGGACAAGCTCGCCGAAGGTGCCGGGTACGCCGCTCAACTGCTGCGCCATCGCGTCCCGTTGGTGTCACGTCACACCGTCGTCGAAGCACACGGCAAGGATGCGCTGGACGCGGTGACCATCGCCGCGCTCGACGCGGCGGGCCGGGTCAGGCCCGGCACCGAGCGGCGCATCCCCTGCGACACCCTCGCCGTCGGCCACGGCATGCTCCCGCACACCGATCTCGCCGAGGGTCTCGGCTGCCGGGTCGACGGCCCGAACGTCGCCGTCGACGCCGAGCAGCGCACCGACGTCCCCGGCGTCTGGGCCGCAGGCGAGACCACCGGCATCGGCGGCGCCGCCCTCTCGCTCGCCGAGGGACACATCGCCGGACGCTCGGCCGCCGCCCGGCTGCGCGGGAGTACGCCCGACCCGACCGCATGGGCCGCCGCGGCCACGGCACGTACGAAGGCGCGGGAGTTCGCCGACGTGCTCGGCGCCGTGTACGTGCCGTCCGCGCACTGGACCGAGCAGCTCCGCGACGACACCCTCGTCTGCCGCTGCGAGGAGGTCCCGGCGTCAGCGGTCCGCGAGGCCGTCGACGAACTCGGGGCCACCGACGTGCGGACCGTGAAACTCCTGACCCGGGCCGGCATGGGCTGGTGCCAGGGCCGCATGTGCGCGGCGGCCGTCGCCGGACTCGCGGGCTGCGCCGAGGGTTCCGCGCGTCGGCCGTTCGCCCGGCCGGTACCGCTCGGAGTGCTCGCACGGACCGCCGACGACGAACCGGGCCCCTTCTAG